CTGCTCTGTGATTTGCTCGGCCACCTCCAACACTTCGGAGCTTGCCGGAGTCAGAGTCATGGTGGGCGGGGCGAGATCCACCTCAACCAGTGTGGGCTTGGATAGCTCCTCCTCTTTCTGTGGTGCCTGCGCCGCCGCCAGGGCTTCCTCTTGGCTAATCAACTTCAACTGCAGCTCGGCGATCCGCTCGCTGCTGGGCTCTAGGCTCTCAAAAGTGGAGCGCAGGGAGTCGGGAATATTTCCGGCAGAGAGCAGTCCGTCACGAAAATCTGTCGAGGGGGGGACAGGGCCAATCCAGGCGCGCAGCAGGGTATTGAAGAAATCCGGATTGGCTATCTCACCGAGGGTAATGCCATTTAGGGAAACCGAGGTGATACCGCTGTCGGCAGCAAAATCGATGGCTAACTGGTCCCCGCGGTGTAGGCGGCCTTTAAACAGGTTGGCGAAGGTCACCATATCCTCCGCCTGACTGCTCAGGGTGTCACCGCGGTTATTGATGGCGATACTTTCCATCCACTGGTTGCGGAAACGGCGCGCGGGCAGGCTTTTGGCGAGCACCCGTACTTCCAGGCGCCGCGGTGTCTCTGGGGTGAAAAGGCCGGCTGAATCACTGGAAAGACTCTCCGAGTAGACAGCGGCTATATAGAGTTCTTTGTTAAATTGTTGTTCGAGTGCAAGGCCATTTAGGAGCGGTGCAGCTGAGGTAGTTACAGCAAATGTTAACACCCAAAGTGAGAAGACAATTTTTATCGATTTCATTGTTCTATGGTGTCTGCATATCCGGACACACGGGTCCCGGTAATTAAGATTGAGGTGTCCCTCCCCGGTGCACACAAATCAGATGAAATAGTGCGCATTCAAAGTGTGAGTGAGCACACTGTACTCAACACTTCGCCTAACTCTACTGCAACTGGAATGGAGTTCAAGCCTGGAGAGGTTAGAATGCCCCCCTTCGCAGGATCGCGGGTGCCGAGTGGGAAACGATTGTCATAGCCAACGATGTGTGTGGCAGATCGATATCGTTTAGAATCCGGCATCGCCAAGTGGCATCGGCCACACTTTTAGAAAAAATGGAAAAGTTTTCACTAATTTTGCGGTATCTATGGAAACCAAGCCCCTTATTGACTATCCGCGGGAAGCTGTCGATAAGCTTCTTAACGTCATTCATCTGTTTCGAGATATTCGTGCGGCCAGTGAGTGGCAGTACGATGTGTTGTTAAAGCGCTCCCGACTTTTGAGTTTGGAACCTGGCGAACAGCTGCTGCGCGCCGGCGATGTGGATCAGTGGGTTTTTTTCCTTTTGCGGGGAGAACTGCAGGTTCAAGTGGAGGGCAATGGGCTTAATGGCGAGCGTCCCCTGGCGGTTATTCGCCCAGGGGAATTATTTGGCGATCTCTCTATGTTGTTGGCAGAGCCTCGTAGCGCGAATATTTTTGCTGCGCACAATAGCCGCGAGACCCAGGTGCTCGGGCTCGATTGCTCCCTGTTTGGGGATCTTGAAGATTTCACTCTGCTGCAGTTGCCAACAAAATTGACGTTTTATCGCAATATGGTGCATTCGCTGCGCTGGAAGTTGGAAGTGTATCGCTCTAAGTACCCCAGCCATCAACTGGCCGACAGCCATCGCAAATTAAAGCTTTACACAGGGCCGAAGAATAGCCGCGAAGAGTTAGTTGCCCTGGCCGAACAGGCAAGGGCTCTGGCCAGAATACTTCTCGATTGGAATGCGGAATTTGGTTCCGGTGAACTGATTGATGATGAGTCAGATATGCTGGGCTTTTTGGAATCGATGCTGTCTTAATTCTCACTAAATGATGCGGTCGGAGTGCCCTGTGAAGACAGTCTGACCGATTTCCCCTCTTTGCCCCACGCGAAGCACCTGCCCCTTCTTATACTCAATTTACTCAGACATCGACTGATGTTACCGGCCCCGCAGCCTTGTCAGCTGGTCTATTTCTCTGAAAATTCAATTTAGGAATACGACTGGGCTGTGTAAAATTTGGCCTACTCAAAACACTGCGCCAGCGTTGCTGCCGGCCGCTTTATTTGTGCCTGACAGGTTTCTATTTATGAGTGCATTGGTATCTATCTGGTCTAACCGAAATTATCGAATCGCATTACTCGTTACCCTACTGGCCCTTGCCTGGCTATTCAGTGGAGTTTTGCTGCCTGAAGAGGATAGTGAGAGTGCGAATTCCGCCGATAAAGCGGGGGTTGTTCCCGAGGCGGCGATGCGGGTTCAGGCCCGGCGGATTGAGGCTCAGTCCTACGCGACACGGGTGTTGGTCAATGGGCATACCGAAGCAAATCGCAGCGTGCGCCTGAGAGCGGAACTGGATGGTGTGATAGCCCGGCTGCCAGTGCCAGAGGGAAGCCAAGTACAACAGGGTGAGGTGATCTGTGAAATAGAAGCGGAGGACCGTCTGGAAAAGCTGGCCCTGGCCGAAGCTGCGCTCAATAAAGCGCGTCTGGATTATGCTGGCGCTGAGCGGCTAAAAAAGAAAGGCTTGCAATCCGATACGGCCATGGCTCAGCAGAATGTTGCTCTGGCGCAAGCGCAGGCGGATTTCACCTCGGCCAAGGTGATGGTGGATAACTTGAAAATCCGCGCGCCTTTTGCCGGCGTGGTCAATAAGCGCGCGGTAGAGCTGGGTGATTTTATTCGCCGGGGAGAAGAATGTGCGACCCTGCTGGATTTGGATCCAATTCTGGTAGTTGGTGAGGTCTCCGAGAATCAAGTGGGCAATTTAGTGCCCGCGGGGCCGGCCAGTGCAGAATTACAACGTGGTATTCCGGTTCAGGGTAACTTGCGTTACATCAGCCAGCAGGCTCAAGAGATCACCCGCGCTTACCGGGTCGAGGTGGCAGTGAATAATCCCGGCAACTTGCTGCGCGGCGGTTTAAGTGGTCGCTTGGCTCTGCCCACCGGTGAAATACTGGCACACCATATTAACTCCTCACTACTGACTCTGGATGACAGCGGCACACTGGGTGTGCGGGTGCTCAATGAAAACAATCAGGTCGATTTTATCAATGTCACTTTGGTGGGTGATGGAGACGGGGGTGTTTGGGTCAGTGGCCTGCCGGACCCGGTTACTCTGATCACCGTCGGTCAGGAATATGTGAGCCAGGGCGATATTGTCAAGGTGGAAATGTCTCCACCAGAACCTGCACTCAGTGTGCAACCCCAGCCTGTGGATATTACCCCTGAGCCGGTTTCAGTGCCCAGTGCACAGGATGATCAGGAAGGTAACTAGCGATGAAATTATTGGAGAATGCGATTGCGCGCAATCGCAGTGCCATTTGCCTGATGTTGCTGATTGTCTTAGTGGGGCTTGTGGCCCGCGGTGCTATGACAATTGAATCTAGCCCTGAAGTGAATCCGCCATTTGTCATGGTGCAGGTTACTCATGAGGGAATTTCTCCCGAGGATGGCGTGCGCCTTTTGGTGCGCCCCTTGGAGCAGGAAATCCGTGCGGTTGAGGGAGTTGTCGAGGTGATTGCGGTCGCCCGTGAGTCCCTGGCCTATATCGTGGTGGAATTTGACTCCGCAATTGATGTGGATGATGCGGTGGATGATATACGCAACGCGGTGGAGAGGGCCCGTGCAGAGCTGCCAAGGGATGCGGAAGAACCCACCGTTGAGGAGGCATCGGCGCAACCTTTTCCCACCATTGTGGTTACCCTCTCTGGGGAAAAAGTTAGTGAGCGGGTACTGCTCAGTAGTGCCCAGTTACTTAAGCGCAAAATAGAAAATATCAGCGATGTATTGAGCGCAGATCTACACGGTAATCGCGAAGAGGTAGTCGAGGCAACTATTGATCCGGTGCGCCTGGAGCACTATCAGGTGACCAGTGCAGAGCTGATTAACGCGGTGCTGGGTAATAACTTGCTGATTCCCGCAGGAGAATTGGATACGGATCGCGGGCGCTTTTCTGTCAAAGTTCCCGGCCTGATTGAGAGTGCACAGGATGTTTATGAGATCCCGTTAAAGAATTCGGCAGATGGCGTTGTTACCCTGGGTGATGTGACCGATATTCGCCGCACCTTCAAGGATGCTGTGAGTTTTACCAGCATCAACGGTCGCCCCGGTCTCGCTATTAATGTCGAGAAACGCAATGACGCCAGCTCCGTAAATGTGGCAGATCGGGTCAGATCGGTTGTGCAAGAGGAGCTGGGAGCTTTACCCCAAGGCGTAAAAGTGGAGTTTGTTTTTGACCAGTCCAACTTTGCGCGGGATATGGTCAGTGAAATGCAGGGCAATATTCTTACCGCAATGCTGCTGGTAATGATTATTGTGGTGGCTGCCCTGGGTTTCCGCTCAGGCATTCTGGTTGGATTGGGGGTGCCATTCTCGCTGCTGTTCGGTTCTATCGTCACCTGGTATCTGGGGTACTCCTTTAATTTTATGGTGATGTTCGGCATGTTACTGGCCCTCGGTATGCTGATTGATGGCTCCATCGTGATTACCGAATTTGCCGATCGAAAAATGGCAGAGGGTTTGAGTGCTCGTAACGCTTATATCGCATCGGTCAGTCGTATGTTTTGGCCGGTTGTCGCCTCAACGGCAACTACGCTCGCCGCTTTTCTTCCGATAATGCTGTGGCCGGGAGTGGTCGGCGAGTTTATGCGCTACCTGCCGGTGACTGTCTTTGCGGTATTAGCGGGATCACTGCTCTATGCACTGTTTTTTGCTCCGGTGCTGGGCGCTTTATTTGGCAAAAGTAATTTAACAGCTTCAACGCGTAGTTACTTAAAGCAGTTAGAGGAGGGGCAGCCCACGCTCCTACCGGGAATTACCGGTTACTATGCCCGCCTCTTGGCTTTTGTCTTGCGTCGCCCAGGGATGGCCTTTACTACCACAATTGTTCTATTGGTCTGCATATTTATTGCTTTTGGCCGCTTTGGTGCCGGGGTTGAATTTTTCACCGAGACCGAAGAGCAGTACGGCAATGTTGAGATTAGAGCGCAGGGCAATCTCTCCATGGCGGAGAAGAAAGTGCTGGTCGCCCAAGTGGAAAAAGCGGTCCTGAGTATTCCAGAAGTACGTATAGCGCACACGACAATCGGTTCCGGTGGAATTTCCGGTAACTCCGATCGTGCCCCGGACCAGATTGCCAATATGTTGGTGGAGCTGCTGCCGGCTGAAGAGCGCGAGCGGCGCAGCCGGGAAGTTTTCGAAGATATTCGTACACGCACAGCAAATTTTGCAGGGATCAAGGTTACGGCTAACGTAATGGAAGGCGGCCCGCCAGTTGGCAAAGATATTGTGTTAGAGCTACGCGGGCAGAACTATGAAAAATTATTGGCCGAGACTTGGCGACTACACCGGGCAATGGAAGATGATTTCGGTGGTTTACGAGATATTGTCAATACTGCACCACTGCCAGGGATTCAGTGGGAGGTGCGGGTGGATCGTGCCAAGGCCTCCTTGTATGGAGCTGATCTGACTGAAGTAGGACGAGCGGTTCAGCTGGTAACCAACGGTGTGCGAGTGGCTGAATACCGTCCCGATGATACTGATGAAGAGGTGGATATTCGTATTCGTTACCCGCAAAGTGCTCGCGGTATAGCCGCTCTTGATCAACTCAAGGTCAACACTCCGCGCGGTACAGTGCCTATCAGCAGCTTTGTACATACAGTGGCCATGCCGAAAGTAGACAAAATTGAAAGGATCGACGGCATTACCCGCATGCAAGTAAAAGCTGACGCCCAGGAGGGTGTGTTGCCAGACGATAAGGTCAAAGAAATCCGGGCTTGGCTTGAGCAGAATCCGGTAGATCCAAGCGTGGAGTTATTATTTCGCGGTGCGGATGAAGAGCAGAGTGAGTCCTTTCAGTTTCTAGGGGTGGCTTTTCTACTTTCACTGTTTTTGATGTTTATCCTGTTAGTAACCCAATTCAACAGTTTTTATCAGTCATTGCTGATCTTGTCTTCGGTGATTATGTCGACGATTGGTGTGATGTTGGGTTTATTGCTTAGCCAGAGCACCTTCAGTGTCATCATGACTGGAGTAGGGATTGTTGCCCTCGCGGGGATTGTGGTTAACAACAATATTGTTTTGATCGATACCTATAACTTTGTACGTAAAAGTGAGCCTGACCTTAGCCCCGCAGAGGCTGCCCTCAAAGCTTCCACGCAGAGGTTACGCCCGGTATTTCTCACTACTGCGACGACGATTTTAGGTTTGTTGCCGCTAGCCCTAGGTGTGAGTGTCGACATGGTAGGACGAAATGTTGTGGTCGACGGTGTAATCGCATCATTCTGGGTCAAACTGGCCAGTGCTATCGTCTATGGATTGTCCTTCTCCACACTCCTGACGTTACTGGTGACCCCGGTTCTTTTGGTTTTGCCTGGGCATTTGCGCAGCAAACTCTCTTGGAGAAAGTTAGCAGGTCCTCGATTGAGCTAGCATATTCAGTATTAAATTATTCTTGTGATCACTTTTTGCGGGGGCCATGGCCCCCGTTTCTTTATGGTGAATAAGAGGCTTGATTAAAAATTGGAGCAGAATCTGGAGGGAAGATTGGGAAACAAGTTAGAGACTGGAATATGTCGCTGGCCGGAGGAAGTTATCAAACTTAGCCGTGAATTAGCAGGGACAAGACTACGGCAAGTGATTGGTAGTTTTATTCAGAAGCACCAACTGCCAGCAGATTTTTCTCATGAGATAGAGGCCTATTACTTGCCATTGGCTTTATGGCTCATGAAAAGACACAAGGAAGGGCAGACCCTGGTTGTGGGGATTAGTGGTGGGCAGGGCACTGGCAAGTCAACGTTATCAGACTTTATTTGCCTGATCCTGGCGAAACAGGGGTTCAACTGCTGTACTTTTTCTTTGGATGACATTTACCTGACTCATTCCCAGCGGCTGCAGCTCTCCCAAGAGGTTCACCCGCTCTTGCGCACCCGCGGAGTACCGGGCACTCACGATGTTCAATTGGGGTTAGATACTCTGGATGCTCTTTGCAGTGCTGGAGATCAGTCACAAGTTTCTCTGCCGCGTTTTGATAAATCCAAAGATGACAGGGTGCCCAGTAACCTTTGGCCTGTGCATAGTGGCAAGGTGGATATTGTATTACTTGAGGGATGGTGTCTCGGCGCCAAGGCATCGATAACACCAATTCGGCCTATTAATTCATTGGAGAGGTTAGAGGACACTTCCGGCAGCTGGAGACGTTTTATTAATCAGCAATTG
The DNA window shown above is from Microbulbifer variabilis and carries:
- a CDS encoding TonB family protein → MKSIKIVFSLWVLTFAVTTSAAPLLNGLALEQQFNKELYIAAVYSESLSSDSAGLFTPETPRRLEVRVLAKSLPARRFRNQWMESIAINNRGDTLSSQAEDMVTFANLFKGRLHRGDQLAIDFAADSGITSVSLNGITLGEIANPDFFNTLLRAWIGPVPPSTDFRDGLLSAGNIPDSLRSTFESLEPSSERIAELQLKLISQEEALAAAQAPQKEEELSKPTLVEVDLAPPTMTLTPASSEVLEVAEQITEQVAQTEATDGLSQTEEAPLQQENESSGEPIQLAANGPEDIALAEMDEEFEEEEEAPLTAGMILARQIYTSNLLRHTYRHIRYPKRAQERGQEGSVRLNVVINTRGEVEEIQAVQESRFGTLNREARAAVERAAPYPAVPSQLGEETFSFSLPITFNLPD
- a CDS encoding cyclic nucleotide-binding domain-containing protein; this translates as METKPLIDYPREAVDKLLNVIHLFRDIRAASEWQYDVLLKRSRLLSLEPGEQLLRAGDVDQWVFFLLRGELQVQVEGNGLNGERPLAVIRPGELFGDLSMLLAEPRSANIFAAHNSRETQVLGLDCSLFGDLEDFTLLQLPTKLTFYRNMVHSLRWKLEVYRSKYPSHQLADSHRKLKLYTGPKNSREELVALAEQARALARILLDWNAEFGSGELIDDESDMLGFLESMLS
- a CDS encoding efflux RND transporter periplasmic adaptor subunit → MSALVSIWSNRNYRIALLVTLLALAWLFSGVLLPEEDSESANSADKAGVVPEAAMRVQARRIEAQSYATRVLVNGHTEANRSVRLRAELDGVIARLPVPEGSQVQQGEVICEIEAEDRLEKLALAEAALNKARLDYAGAERLKKKGLQSDTAMAQQNVALAQAQADFTSAKVMVDNLKIRAPFAGVVNKRAVELGDFIRRGEECATLLDLDPILVVGEVSENQVGNLVPAGPASAELQRGIPVQGNLRYISQQAQEITRAYRVEVAVNNPGNLLRGGLSGRLALPTGEILAHHINSSLLTLDDSGTLGVRVLNENNQVDFINVTLVGDGDGGVWVSGLPDPVTLITVGQEYVSQGDIVKVEMSPPEPALSVQPQPVDITPEPVSVPSAQDDQEGN
- a CDS encoding efflux RND transporter permease subunit, giving the protein MKLLENAIARNRSAICLMLLIVLVGLVARGAMTIESSPEVNPPFVMVQVTHEGISPEDGVRLLVRPLEQEIRAVEGVVEVIAVARESLAYIVVEFDSAIDVDDAVDDIRNAVERARAELPRDAEEPTVEEASAQPFPTIVVTLSGEKVSERVLLSSAQLLKRKIENISDVLSADLHGNREEVVEATIDPVRLEHYQVTSAELINAVLGNNLLIPAGELDTDRGRFSVKVPGLIESAQDVYEIPLKNSADGVVTLGDVTDIRRTFKDAVSFTSINGRPGLAINVEKRNDASSVNVADRVRSVVQEELGALPQGVKVEFVFDQSNFARDMVSEMQGNILTAMLLVMIIVVAALGFRSGILVGLGVPFSLLFGSIVTWYLGYSFNFMVMFGMLLALGMLIDGSIVITEFADRKMAEGLSARNAYIASVSRMFWPVVASTATTLAAFLPIMLWPGVVGEFMRYLPVTVFAVLAGSLLYALFFAPVLGALFGKSNLTASTRSYLKQLEEGQPTLLPGITGYYARLLAFVLRRPGMAFTTTIVLLVCIFIAFGRFGAGVEFFTETEEQYGNVEIRAQGNLSMAEKKVLVAQVEKAVLSIPEVRIAHTTIGSGGISGNSDRAPDQIANMLVELLPAEERERRSREVFEDIRTRTANFAGIKVTANVMEGGPPVGKDIVLELRGQNYEKLLAETWRLHRAMEDDFGGLRDIVNTAPLPGIQWEVRVDRAKASLYGADLTEVGRAVQLVTNGVRVAEYRPDDTDEEVDIRIRYPQSARGIAALDQLKVNTPRGTVPISSFVHTVAMPKVDKIERIDGITRMQVKADAQEGVLPDDKVKEIRAWLEQNPVDPSVELLFRGADEEQSESFQFLGVAFLLSLFLMFILLVTQFNSFYQSLLILSSVIMSTIGVMLGLLLSQSTFSVIMTGVGIVALAGIVVNNNIVLIDTYNFVRKSEPDLSPAEAALKASTQRLRPVFLTTATTILGLLPLALGVSVDMVGRNVVVDGVIASFWVKLASAIVYGLSFSTLLTLLVTPVLLVLPGHLRSKLSWRKLAGPRLS
- a CDS encoding phosphoribulokinase, translated to MGNKLETGICRWPEEVIKLSRELAGTRLRQVIGSFIQKHQLPADFSHEIEAYYLPLALWLMKRHKEGQTLVVGISGGQGTGKSTLSDFICLILAKQGFNCCTFSLDDIYLTHSQRLQLSQEVHPLLRTRGVPGTHDVQLGLDTLDALCSAGDQSQVSLPRFDKSKDDRVPSNLWPVHSGKVDIVLLEGWCLGAKASITPIRPINSLERLEDTSGSWRRFINQQLEGIYRELFQRVDIMVMLCAPGMESIFEWRKLQEQKLRKRTGAGMEESELDRFIEHYERITRNLLIDMPNWADCILYLGEDHHIRAVSIGVQIGECKG